The window CACTTCCCGGACAGGGGGGCGAATTCCCGCATGTAGCTGACCAGTTCGTCTCCGGCAATGCCATGGGGCACAAAGCGGCGTATCCCCGGGGTATCGATAATATACGTACCACAGGAAGCTTCGCCGGAAGTACCGGCGCCGCCCAATCCGGGGATTTCCTCCAGGAAGGCCATGGTGGTGGTATGGTTTCCCCGGTCGTACTTTTCGTTGATGGCCCCTACTCTGATATTCCGTCCCGGGACAAGGGCGTTGATCAGACTGGACTTCCCCACACCGCTTTGCCCCAGGAGCGCAGAAATGCGGCCCCCCACCAGCTTACGGAAATGATCCATCCCCTCGCCGGTTTTTGCGGACACCCGCAGGACCTTGTACCCAATGCGGCTGAAATCTTCGAGCCGCTCCTCCACATCGAGATCATCCTCCGAAAGGTCGTATTTGTTGCAAACAATAACGGTAGTAATATTGGCGATTTCCCCCTGAACCAAAGCCCGATCCAGAAAACGGGGCCGGAAGGGAGGCGAGGCCGGGGTGGTAACGCAGAGGATCAGGTCCACATTAGCCGCCAGAAGCTGGGGCGACTGTCCCTTCTGGTTAAACCGGGTAAGAAGATTCCGCCGTTCCTCAAGGCCCAGGATGAGCCCCGTTCCGTCGGCGGCGGCATCGGGCTCAAAACGTACCCGATCCCCCGGGGCCAGGGGATTGTAGAACCCCTCAACCCCCTTGAGAACCTTCCCCTTAATCCTGCACTCAACACAGGTGTCATCCTCTTCGGATTTTACCGTAAAGATATTCCGGGATCCCCGGATAACCAATCCTATCATGAGCAGTAATCCTGTTCGGTACGGAGTGTAAGTCCAAATGCCCGTGCCCGCTCCTGCCATACCGGTTCCGGGGCGCCCTTTCCGGTTACAAGGAGTATATTTTCCCGGCCCCCGGATCCCGCGCGAAGATCCCCCTGATCCAGCAGGGCCTCCACCCGGTGGGAGACCCCATCCAGAGAATCGTGGATACTCAAGTCCCCGGCGGCGGCCTTAAACGCATCCCGGAGGAAGAGAAAATGGGTACAGCCCAGAACGATAGCATCCGCCCCGGCGCTGCGGAATTGGTCAATGTAGGGAAGTACCGCCGCAACCCGCTCCTCCTCATCCGATACGGCATACCGGTGTTCCACAAATTCCACCAGATCCGGTGCGGCGATAGCGGTAAGCGCACAGTCCGCCCCAAATTCGGCGGCCAGTTCCGCAATATAGGGATCCCCGATGGTCCTGCTGGTCCCCAGTACGCCGATATGCCGTTTTTTGCTGGCCAGAACCGCAA of the Treponema primitia ZAS-1 genome contains:
- the rsgA gene encoding ribosome small subunit-dependent GTPase A — encoded protein: MIGLVIRGSRNIFTVKSEEDDTCVECRIKGKVLKGVEGFYNPLAPGDRVRFEPDAAADGTGLILGLEERRNLLTRFNQKGQSPQLLAANVDLILCVTTPASPPFRPRFLDRALVQGEIANITTVIVCNKYDLSEDDLDVEERLEDFSRIGYKVLRVSAKTGEGMDHFRKLVGGRISALLGQSGVGKSSLINALVPGRNIRVGAINEKYDRGNHTTTMAFLEEIPGLGGAGTSGEASCGTYIIDTPGIRRFVPHGIAGDELVSYMREFAPLSGKCTYGHSCSHVTEPGCKIMEAVAAGVIHEDRYESFLRIRDELLEPSDE
- the murI gene encoding glutamate racemase translates to MDNQPIFFLDSGIGGLPYCDHFHKANPKEALVYLADREYFPYGSKGRPELLQRLTELLTWLRERYDPKLGVLACNTASVSALQDLRESFPDLPLVGTVPAVKLAVLASKKRHIGVLGTSRTIGDPYIAELAAEFGADCALTAIAAPDLVEFVEHRYAVSDEEERVAAVLPYIDQFRSAGADAIVLGCTHFLFLRDAFKAAAGDLSIHDSLDGVSHRVEALLDQGDLRAGSGGRENILLVTGKGAPEPVWQERARAFGLTLRTEQDYCS